One stretch of Rosistilla oblonga DNA includes these proteins:
- a CDS encoding L-threonylcarbamoyladenylate synthase: MTVSPNMRSVAVTDRAIEAACEFLAAGELVGVPTETVYGLAANALDESAVRKIFAAKGRPDNNPLIVHLPDVAAMRQVVRWPLDPVVMDQFEAIADLWPGPLTIVLPRSERLPDVVTAGQSTVAVRIPSHPVMQQLLRRSGLPLAAPSANRSKYVSPTTAQHVVDGLGDRVSMVLDGGACTIGLESTIVALGEQPRLLRPGAITAETLATRWHVPVESLLPVDQRPVVLEAPGMMLQHYSPRTPLLFADPSASVPAGRVGRIAFAPLAPDESKIFAIVRVLSDTGDLNRVGQHLFAAMRELDAMGLDAIVTDTCAAEGVGRAIMDRLKRAACRE; encoded by the coding sequence ATGACAGTCTCCCCCAACATGCGATCGGTCGCTGTAACCGATCGAGCGATCGAAGCGGCATGTGAATTCCTAGCCGCAGGCGAACTCGTCGGCGTGCCGACGGAGACTGTCTATGGATTGGCGGCCAATGCGTTAGACGAATCGGCGGTTCGCAAGATCTTCGCCGCCAAAGGGCGTCCAGACAACAATCCGTTAATCGTCCATCTACCCGATGTCGCGGCGATGCGACAAGTCGTCCGCTGGCCGCTGGATCCGGTCGTGATGGATCAATTCGAAGCGATCGCCGATCTCTGGCCAGGGCCGCTGACGATTGTGCTGCCCCGATCCGAACGCTTGCCCGATGTGGTCACTGCGGGGCAATCGACGGTGGCGGTTCGGATTCCCAGCCATCCCGTGATGCAGCAATTGCTTCGGCGCAGCGGTCTGCCGCTGGCCGCTCCCAGTGCGAACCGATCGAAATACGTCAGCCCCACGACGGCGCAACACGTTGTCGACGGATTGGGCGATCGCGTCTCGATGGTCTTGGATGGCGGAGCTTGCACGATTGGATTGGAATCGACGATCGTGGCGTTGGGGGAACAACCGCGGTTGCTGCGACCGGGGGCGATCACAGCGGAGACGCTTGCCACGCGATGGCACGTTCCCGTCGAATCGCTACTGCCGGTCGACCAGCGTCCCGTCGTCCTGGAAGCGCCTGGCATGATGCTTCAGCACTATTCGCCTCGAACGCCGCTGTTGTTTGCCGATCCATCCGCCTCGGTTCCCGCTGGCCGCGTGGGCCGGATCGCCTTCGCGCCGTTAGCGCCCGACGAAAGTAAAATCTTTGCCATCGTCCGAGTACTCAGCGACACGGGGGATTTGAATCGCGTCGGCCAACACTTGTTTGCCGCGATGCGGGAACTCGACGCGATGGGGCTCGATGCGATCGTGACCGATACCTGTGCGGCTGAAGGAGTTGGCCGCGCGATCATGGATCGGCTGAAACGGGCCGCTTGTCGCGAATAA
- the malQ gene encoding 4-alpha-glucanotransferase, which produces MQLPRSSGILLHITSLDNEFGIGDLGEGAYRFIDFLQRSGQTLWQLLPLGPSAAENSPYSCYSAFAANPLLISPTDLQRRGLLTAEEVQSLHAAKGPIDYGAVNNRRMELLKTSFERFQSPVGDSLRDGFASFCAMNQAWLVDFARYKALTDHFGIGDWSQWPDRDLVLRREGALEHWDRELAQPIEFAKYLQFLFMLQWQALKSYAGEHGVRIFGDMPIFVAYDSADVWAHQDLFHLDEAGKRYVVAGVPPDYFSATGQLWGNPLYRWDAMKDHGYEWWIDRLQSAFCYFDLLRIDHFRAFEAYWEVPADAETAVDGVWMPGPMDGPFRAARAALGPLAIIAEDLGMITDEVHQLRDQLEFPGMRVFQFGFDSYDDPYHRPVAYPEQSVAYTGTHDNDTVMGWYHQRRQERHEDPLLDEVVHRDDPNPHHALIRAVLASRSDTAILPMQDVLGLGSDARMNVPGQAAGNWTWRCPPDGLDQHVSDWLRQVTEETGRI; this is translated from the coding sequence ATGCAACTACCTCGCTCTTCCGGAATCCTGCTGCACATCACCAGCCTGGACAATGAATTTGGCATCGGCGATCTCGGCGAGGGGGCGTATCGCTTCATCGATTTCCTGCAGCGATCGGGGCAGACGTTGTGGCAGTTGCTGCCGTTGGGCCCGTCGGCTGCCGAGAACTCTCCCTACAGCTGCTATTCCGCTTTCGCCGCCAATCCGCTGTTGATCAGCCCAACCGATCTGCAGCGTCGCGGTTTGTTGACAGCCGAAGAGGTGCAATCGCTGCATGCTGCGAAAGGTCCGATCGATTACGGGGCGGTGAACAATCGACGGATGGAATTGCTGAAGACTTCGTTCGAGCGTTTCCAGTCGCCGGTCGGCGATTCGCTTCGCGATGGCTTCGCTTCGTTCTGCGCGATGAACCAAGCTTGGTTGGTCGATTTTGCTCGCTACAAAGCGCTGACCGATCATTTTGGGATCGGCGATTGGAGCCAATGGCCCGATCGAGATCTGGTGCTGCGGCGCGAGGGTGCGTTGGAGCACTGGGATCGCGAACTGGCCCAGCCAATCGAATTTGCAAAGTATCTGCAGTTCTTGTTCATGCTGCAGTGGCAGGCTTTGAAGAGCTACGCCGGCGAACATGGTGTCCGCATTTTTGGCGACATGCCGATTTTTGTCGCCTACGATAGCGCCGATGTCTGGGCGCACCAGGATCTATTCCACTTGGACGAAGCGGGCAAGCGTTACGTCGTCGCTGGTGTTCCGCCCGATTATTTCTCGGCTACGGGACAGTTGTGGGGCAATCCGCTGTACCGATGGGACGCGATGAAAGATCACGGCTACGAATGGTGGATCGATCGCTTGCAGTCGGCGTTCTGTTATTTCGATTTGTTACGGATCGATCACTTCCGCGCCTTCGAGGCCTATTGGGAAGTTCCCGCCGATGCCGAGACTGCGGTCGATGGTGTCTGGATGCCTGGACCAATGGATGGCCCGTTCCGCGCCGCCCGCGCCGCGCTAGGGCCGCTTGCGATTATCGCGGAGGACCTGGGCATGATCACCGACGAAGTCCATCAGCTGCGCGACCAGCTGGAGTTTCCGGGGATGCGAGTGTTCCAGTTTGGCTTCGACAGCTACGACGATCCCTATCATCGTCCGGTCGCTTATCCCGAGCAGAGCGTTGCTTATACCGGGACCCACGACAACGATACCGTCATGGGGTGGTATCACCAGCGTCGGCAGGAGCGGCACGAGGATCCGCTGTTAGACGAAGTGGTTCACCGCGATGATCCCAATCCGCACCATGCGTTGATCCGGGCTGTTTTGGCATCGCGCTCCGACACTGCAATCCTGCCGATGCAGGATGTCTTGGGGCTTGGTAGCGATGCCCGCATGAACGTCCCCGGTCAAGCGGCGGGCAATTGGACTTGGCGTTGTCCGCCCGATGGTTTGGACCAACACGTCAGCGATTGGTTGCGGCAGGTGACCGAAGAGACAGGCCGAATCTAA
- the moaC gene encoding cyclic pyranopterin monophosphate synthase MoaC, with amino-acid sequence MPPSSSHFDDAGNARMVDITDKAITVRTAVAEVSVRMQPETLQQVRERSLKKGDVLAVARLAAISGSKVTSTLIPLCHAIPIEAVAVDFQFEDSATLVCRSTVKTTARTGVEMEAMTACSVAALTVYDMCKSIDRGIEIDGLKLLHKSGGKSGDFDRDTREDSR; translated from the coding sequence ATGCCCCCATCCAGCAGCCACTTTGACGACGCGGGCAACGCGAGGATGGTCGACATCACCGACAAAGCGATCACGGTTCGGACCGCGGTCGCGGAGGTCAGCGTGCGGATGCAGCCCGAAACGCTGCAACAAGTTCGCGAGCGAAGTTTGAAAAAGGGAGACGTGTTGGCCGTCGCCCGGTTGGCGGCGATTAGCGGCAGCAAGGTGACGTCGACGCTGATCCCTCTTTGCCATGCGATTCCGATCGAAGCTGTCGCTGTCGATTTTCAGTTTGAAGATTCGGCGACGCTCGTCTGCCGATCGACGGTCAAAACGACAGCTCGAACCGGCGTCGAGATGGAAGCGATGACCGCCTGTAGCGTGGCGGCGCTGACCGTCTACGACATGTGCAAATCGATCGACCGTGGGATCGAGATCGACGGCTTAAAGTTGCTTCATAAGTCGGGCGGAAAAAGCGGCGACTTCGATCGCGACACGCGCGAAGACAGCCGATAA
- a CDS encoding peptidylprolyl isomerase: MTQRQLLAVDLAPLELETPLHDNQLVSQPLHSETYAEGEAAPDLVAFAKALSDDGVEFFGAAWCDLCTEQRNLFEDGQNYLPFIEVTTPDHSLNATGTDEEISIFPTWRFQDGTEVEGMLSLADISQHSGIAIPQGETPSFVPVGNQIVGVGSPLHIPIDAYDPDGQPLTVTVTSSDPSLLEASVISGNRSLRLQIADYGEMVFELYQQRAERPTSRIIELTEAGFYDGLTFHRILDDFVLQAGDPTATGIGGSHLGAFDDQFHEELQHNATGVLSYAKSSDDTNDSQFFITERDSRHLDFNHSVFGQLVEGEAVREAISEVPTDGNGRLTTEFANAFGQITIETASIFTDDENSVIMLKPTGSGTGPVDVTITVTDSDGNQTTQVISTTVTADNQLNSNAKPFLGELNGVATTSGQPVSIQLTSSDIEGDAVAYNAFNIGIVEYAMTVNQSSGEVTVTPPADFVGTFEVQVGVKAASSPALYADSTAFDLQRILVTVLPPYLQGLELDAASDTGASSTDDVTAATSASFTVTGTEPGATVELMIGEDVIGSTVAEGASVSFADVDLSGQADGEVSLQVRQTFDTVVTTLESPLVITLDRSVPSQSNQVLSAGALATRPFVLDIDHAEEGNGLAYSLIAAPAGTTLDPTTGRLQWTPGSTDVGTQAVDIRYTDLAGNTFDETLSIDVAGTPQAIFHLGVTDIAGTPIDQVVVGDEFLITVHVADNRVFTSRHVFSAYLDLIFDSSHAVPVGGDAIAFGPTFNYSTDGSISGNLVDELGGVADVFDIRNALVATIRMQAVTPGLFTAVGSAPEGIGHELLMVDSPIPVPVEAIDFGRVEIVVAKQPQPMQVDFSSSIVADPARDNVSNLTITTDTTGLVDIWADFNRNGSFNDPGELIVSDFSIANRTAMVPFTIPAGTLGGDIDVVYGISADGNLSLSDGDRLSGISVVDGATASPFVVHLDGQTIAVTATPDGELLVEQDGVTLFRATGASSLALVHGDGDSQWTIGDLSSTLPGDAALAISAGGGIDTLTTAGLDRALDLSGSEHLFSGIEAISIEDASQLTLDLDGFTKLGPSDDRLDITIPDLDALRLLGQWEIESTETLPAGLLRNLISGDATIGLMGGHFWTNPSDPLDVNGSGTVEPIDALNILNELTLRRYIDEETNILPELAALTAFPGRFYDTNRDGRLTPIDALRVINRLSIISLAGEQFSQPTDAAAFAIPPTFAIDHSGHDDEDDELEAQQVDAYFS, encoded by the coding sequence TTGACGCAACGGCAACTGCTGGCCGTCGATCTGGCGCCCCTTGAATTGGAAACGCCACTGCACGACAACCAACTCGTCAGCCAGCCGCTGCATTCCGAAACATACGCCGAAGGAGAAGCGGCTCCCGATCTTGTCGCGTTTGCCAAAGCACTCTCCGACGACGGAGTCGAGTTCTTCGGAGCGGCATGGTGCGATCTCTGCACCGAGCAGAGGAATCTGTTCGAAGACGGGCAGAACTATCTGCCGTTCATCGAAGTGACCACCCCCGATCACAGCCTCAACGCGACCGGCACCGACGAAGAGATCTCCATTTTCCCGACTTGGCGATTCCAAGACGGCACCGAAGTCGAAGGCATGCTGTCGCTGGCCGACATCTCTCAACACAGTGGAATCGCAATTCCGCAGGGAGAAACTCCCAGCTTTGTTCCCGTTGGGAATCAAATTGTCGGCGTGGGATCACCGCTACATATCCCGATCGACGCTTACGATCCCGATGGGCAACCGCTTACCGTGACGGTGACCAGTTCGGATCCGAGCCTGTTGGAGGCGTCGGTGATCAGCGGCAACCGCAGCTTGCGGCTGCAGATCGCCGACTACGGCGAGATGGTCTTCGAGTTGTACCAGCAGCGGGCCGAGCGGCCGACGTCGCGGATCATCGAGTTGACCGAAGCCGGATTTTACGACGGGCTCACGTTCCATCGGATCTTGGACGATTTTGTCTTGCAGGCTGGTGATCCCACAGCGACGGGGATAGGCGGTTCGCACCTAGGCGCTTTCGACGATCAATTCCACGAGGAACTACAGCACAACGCGACGGGCGTGCTGTCCTACGCCAAGTCGAGCGATGACACCAACGACTCGCAGTTCTTTATCACCGAACGGGACTCGCGACACCTCGATTTCAACCACTCCGTCTTCGGTCAGTTGGTCGAAGGAGAAGCGGTTCGCGAAGCGATCAGTGAGGTGCCGACCGACGGCAACGGCCGCCTGACCACTGAGTTCGCCAACGCTTTTGGACAGATCACAATCGAAACGGCGTCGATCTTCACGGACGACGAAAACTCGGTGATCATGCTCAAGCCGACCGGCAGCGGCACCGGGCCTGTAGATGTCACGATCACGGTCACCGACAGCGACGGCAATCAAACGACGCAAGTGATCTCGACAACGGTTACTGCCGACAACCAATTGAACTCAAATGCGAAACCGTTTTTGGGCGAATTGAATGGCGTCGCGACAACCTCCGGGCAACCGGTGTCGATTCAATTGACCAGCAGCGATATCGAAGGGGATGCGGTCGCTTACAACGCGTTTAACATCGGCATTGTTGAATACGCGATGACGGTGAACCAATCGTCGGGCGAGGTCACGGTGACGCCACCCGCAGATTTTGTCGGTACGTTTGAAGTTCAAGTGGGCGTCAAAGCAGCCAGCAGCCCAGCGCTGTATGCCGATTCGACAGCCTTCGACCTGCAGCGAATCCTTGTGACCGTGTTGCCGCCTTACTTACAGGGGCTTGAGTTGGACGCGGCCAGCGACACCGGTGCCAGCAGCACCGACGACGTGACAGCCGCCACATCGGCATCATTCACCGTCACGGGAACCGAACCGGGCGCAACGGTCGAACTGATGATCGGCGAGGACGTGATCGGCAGCACCGTTGCCGAGGGAGCAAGCGTTTCATTTGCAGATGTCGATCTGTCGGGACAAGCCGACGGCGAGGTTTCGCTGCAAGTGCGTCAGACGTTTGATACCGTTGTCACGACACTCGAATCTCCGCTGGTGATCACTTTGGATCGCAGCGTTCCTTCGCAATCGAACCAGGTGCTCAGCGCGGGTGCTCTGGCCACGCGGCCGTTTGTGCTGGACATCGATCACGCCGAAGAAGGAAACGGTTTGGCGTACAGTCTGATCGCCGCGCCGGCAGGCACGACGCTCGATCCCACAACCGGCCGGCTTCAATGGACACCTGGCTCCACCGATGTCGGAACCCAAGCGGTCGACATCCGTTACACCGACTTGGCCGGGAACACGTTTGATGAAACGCTGTCGATCGATGTCGCAGGCACACCGCAAGCGATCTTCCATCTGGGTGTCACCGACATCGCAGGAACTCCGATCGACCAAGTCGTTGTGGGGGATGAATTCCTGATAACCGTTCACGTTGCCGACAATCGAGTGTTCACCTCACGGCACGTTTTCTCCGCTTATCTCGATCTGATTTTCGATTCGTCGCACGCGGTCCCGGTCGGTGGCGATGCGATCGCGTTTGGGCCGACGTTTAACTATTCGACCGACGGATCGATCAGTGGCAACTTGGTCGACGAACTCGGCGGTGTGGCGGACGTCTTCGATATTCGCAACGCTTTGGTGGCGACGATCCGGATGCAAGCTGTCACGCCCGGTTTGTTCACTGCCGTCGGAAGTGCCCCCGAGGGAATCGGTCACGAGCTGTTGATGGTCGATTCCCCCATCCCAGTCCCTGTCGAAGCTATCGATTTCGGGCGTGTGGAGATCGTGGTCGCCAAGCAGCCGCAACCGATGCAGGTCGACTTCTCCAGCAGCATCGTCGCCGATCCGGCGCGAGACAATGTATCGAACCTAACGATCACCACCGACACGACGGGACTTGTCGATATCTGGGCCGACTTCAACCGCAACGGCAGCTTCAACGATCCGGGCGAACTGATCGTCAGCGATTTCTCTATCGCCAATCGAACGGCGATGGTGCCATTCACGATCCCTGCGGGGACGCTCGGTGGCGATATCGATGTTGTTTACGGAATCTCCGCCGATGGAAACCTTTCGCTTTCCGATGGCGACCGATTGAGCGGCATTTCCGTTGTCGATGGCGCGACAGCCAGTCCGTTTGTCGTTCATCTGGACGGTCAAACAATCGCTGTCACCGCGACACCCGACGGCGAATTGTTAGTCGAACAGGATGGCGTTACGCTGTTCCGAGCTACGGGAGCATCGTCGCTGGCATTGGTTCACGGCGACGGGGACAGCCAATGGACGATCGGCGATCTCTCGTCGACGCTCCCCGGTGATGCGGCGCTGGCGATCTCAGCTGGCGGCGGCATCGATACGCTGACCACCGCAGGACTCGACCGCGCGCTCGACCTCTCCGGCAGCGAGCACCTGTTTTCGGGTATCGAAGCGATATCGATCGAGGATGCCAGCCAATTGACGCTCGATCTCGACGGCTTTACGAAACTTGGTCCCAGCGACGACCGATTGGATATCACGATTCCCGACCTCGATGCACTGCGTCTGCTGGGCCAATGGGAGATCGAATCGACCGAAACGCTTCCTGCCGGGCTGCTCCGCAATTTGATCTCCGGCGATGCCACGATCGGTTTAATGGGCGGTCACTTCTGGACCAACCCATCGGATCCGCTGGACGTCAACGGATCGGGAACTGTCGAACCGATCGACGCGTTAAATATTTTGAATGAGTTGACGCTGCGGCGATACATCGACGAAGAGACCAACATCTTGCCGGAACTAGCAGCGTTGACAGCCTTCCCAGGCCGATTCTACGACACCAATCGCGACGGGCGACTGACGCCGATCGACGCATTGCGAGTCATCAACCGGCTTTCGATCATCTCGCTGGCGGGCGAGCAATTCAGCCAACCGACCGATGCGGCTGCCTTTGCGATTCCACCGACGTTTGCAATTGATCACTCGGGGCACGACGACGAAGACGACGAACTGGAAGCTCAACAGGTCGACGCCTACTTCTCATGA
- a CDS encoding DMT family transporter: MSWIWLSILSALFLGLYEIAKKSAVRGNAVPPVLLLSTSTAAILWLPWIVLSQVAPDAIPNEAFRVTTLGLHEHLYLFCKSVLAGTSWIFAFFALKHLPLSIASPIRATSPLWTIAIATLWMGERPSVQQWVGVAIVLAAFYAFSFVGLREGIRFDRNRWVGCMIVATLLGALSALYDKYLLQRVGFDPSTVQAWFSIYLVAVMTPLCLYWWFRERTKSPFHWRWQIPAIAIGLLIADFLYFTAIAQPDALISVISPLRRSSILIAFAAGILMFGEVNWRAKAVCIGGLLAGVFLLSW; the protein is encoded by the coding sequence ATGTCTTGGATCTGGTTAAGCATCCTGTCGGCCCTCTTCTTGGGACTCTACGAGATCGCAAAAAAATCGGCGGTGCGCGGCAATGCCGTTCCGCCAGTGCTGCTGCTCAGCACATCGACCGCCGCGATTCTGTGGCTCCCTTGGATCGTGCTGTCGCAAGTTGCTCCCGACGCGATCCCTAACGAAGCGTTTCGCGTGACGACGCTTGGCCTGCACGAGCACCTGTATCTGTTTTGCAAATCGGTGCTGGCCGGCACCTCTTGGATCTTTGCCTTCTTTGCGCTGAAGCACCTCCCGTTGTCGATCGCGTCGCCGATCCGGGCGACCAGCCCGTTGTGGACGATTGCGATTGCGACGCTGTGGATGGGCGAAAGGCCCAGCGTGCAGCAGTGGGTTGGCGTGGCGATCGTGCTGGCCGCCTTCTACGCCTTCTCGTTCGTAGGCCTTCGCGAAGGGATCCGCTTCGATCGCAATCGCTGGGTCGGATGCATGATCGTGGCGACGCTGTTGGGTGCGTTGAGCGCGTTGTACGACAAATATCTGCTACAGCGCGTCGGATTCGATCCGTCGACGGTGCAGGCTTGGTTTTCGATCTACTTGGTCGCCGTGATGACGCCGCTGTGCCTGTATTGGTGGTTTCGGGAGCGAACGAAGTCGCCGTTCCATTGGCGGTGGCAGATCCCCGCAATCGCGATCGGTTTGCTGATCGCCGACTTCTTGTATTTCACCGCGATCGCCCAGCCGGACGCTCTGATTTCGGTGATCTCACCGCTCCGCCGATCCTCGATCTTGATCGCCTTTGCCGCCGGAATCTTGATGTTTGGCGAGGTGAATTGGCGCGCCAAAGCGGTTTGCATCGGCGGTCTGCTGGCGGGCGTCTTCCTACTCAGTTGGTGA
- the xylB gene encoding xylulokinase — MAYYLGIDVGTSGTKSLLIDAAGKVLAEAVAEYPMHQPKPGWTEQDPEDWWQATVATVRKVVRKAKAKPADVRAIGLSGQMHGSVFLDAKNKVVRPALLWNDQRTVAECDEITQRAGGRKALIKMVANPALTGFTAPKILWLRNNEPRKFDKVRKVLLPKDEIRRRLTGEFAGDMSDSSGTLLLDVVKRQWSKKLLSKLELDPDLLPPVFESEQVTGQLTAAVAEELGLSTDCKVVAGAGDCAAGAIGNGVVERGVLSTSIGTSGVMFVHSDQPEYDADGRLHTFCHAVHGQWHMMGVNLTSGGSLQWWIDNVVQGLAGIPKGKRYEAATAEAAEIAAGSGGLSFLPYLNGERTPHADPSARGAFVGLNLTHTRAHMTRAVMEGVVFAMRDSLEIIRSLNVPVDQIRVSGGGSKNPLWKQMQADIFGQNVVTLNAEQGPAYGVALLAAVGDGAYDSIGEACKATIQVKEQTKVDRKAAATMDALFPIYQDLYVALKDSFQKIASLQ; from the coding sequence ATGGCTTATTATCTCGGGATCGATGTCGGCACCAGCGGGACAAAGTCTTTGTTAATCGATGCGGCGGGGAAGGTGCTGGCTGAAGCGGTCGCCGAATACCCGATGCATCAGCCCAAGCCGGGCTGGACCGAACAGGATCCCGAGGATTGGTGGCAGGCGACGGTGGCGACGGTTCGCAAAGTCGTTCGCAAAGCGAAGGCGAAACCGGCCGACGTGCGAGCGATCGGGCTGAGCGGCCAGATGCACGGATCGGTCTTCTTGGACGCAAAAAACAAAGTCGTCCGGCCGGCGCTGCTGTGGAACGATCAACGGACCGTCGCCGAATGCGATGAGATCACTCAACGTGCCGGCGGCCGCAAGGCGCTCATTAAGATGGTCGCCAATCCCGCGTTGACCGGCTTCACCGCTCCGAAGATTTTGTGGCTGCGAAATAACGAACCGCGGAAATTCGACAAGGTCCGCAAAGTCCTGTTGCCCAAGGACGAGATCCGCCGACGACTGACAGGCGAATTCGCCGGCGACATGAGCGATTCGAGCGGCACATTGTTGTTGGACGTTGTGAAACGCCAATGGAGCAAGAAGCTGCTCTCCAAACTGGAACTCGATCCCGATCTGTTGCCACCGGTTTTTGAATCCGAACAGGTCACCGGTCAACTGACCGCGGCGGTCGCCGAGGAATTGGGGCTGAGCACCGATTGCAAAGTTGTCGCCGGAGCGGGGGACTGCGCCGCCGGAGCGATCGGCAACGGGGTCGTCGAGCGCGGCGTCTTGAGCACGTCGATCGGAACCTCGGGCGTGATGTTCGTTCACAGCGACCAACCCGAATACGATGCCGATGGACGACTGCACACCTTCTGCCACGCCGTCCATGGCCAATGGCACATGATGGGCGTGAATCTGACCAGCGGCGGATCGCTGCAATGGTGGATCGACAACGTCGTCCAAGGACTGGCGGGAATTCCGAAAGGGAAACGCTACGAAGCGGCAACAGCCGAAGCGGCCGAGATCGCTGCGGGAAGCGGCGGCTTGAGTTTCTTGCCTTACCTGAACGGCGAGCGAACGCCGCACGCCGATCCCTCGGCGCGGGGCGCCTTCGTCGGACTGAACCTCACCCACACGCGAGCTCACATGACGCGCGCGGTCATGGAAGGGGTCGTCTTTGCGATGCGAGACAGTCTCGAAATCATCCGCTCGCTGAACGTTCCGGTCGATCAAATCCGAGTCAGCGGCGGCGGGTCGAAGAATCCGCTGTGGAAACAGATGCAGGCGGACATCTTCGGCCAGAACGTCGTCACGCTCAACGCGGAACAAGGGCCGGCCTACGGCGTCGCGCTGTTGGCCGCAGTCGGCGATGGGGCTTACGATTCGATCGGCGAAGCTTGCAAAGCGACGATCCAGGTGAAGGAGCAGACCAAGGTCGATCGCAAAGCAGCGGCGACGATGGACGCTCTGTTCCCGATCTACCAGGATCTCTACGTCGCATTAAAAGACTCCTTTCAGAAGATCGCATCGTTGCAGTAG